In Paramormyrops kingsleyae isolate MSU_618 chromosome 5, PKINGS_0.4, whole genome shotgun sequence, one DNA window encodes the following:
- the ncf4 gene encoding neutrophil cytosol factor 4, whose protein sequence is MSLPRQLRDESDFDQLPDNIPISAMIADIEEKRGFMVFYRFVIEVKTKGGIKYLIYRRYREFFALHQALELKFAGDSQIGQSTCTLPTLPGKVYMGNKQEIAENRIPELNNYMKKLLSLPTWVLMVEEIQMFFYQTDSDSLQTPRALRRLRPPTRRIKTVKPKLDLLSSPRAEVVFDFSGSGQLELSLRTGEVIFLLRRVNADWLEGTVRNQTGIFPASFVKIIKPLPESDSEGEEDASGTKKGPPAGSYSCLRCFLHLPTGVETRDLCVEEALSARPSYRELFTRMRELFKLEDIALNYRDTDGDMVRLLDDEDVELMVQEGRRRGSEVKRPVNQYPWELRVSLASDFSVYNTEP, encoded by the exons ATGTCTCTGCCCCGACAGCTAAGAGATGAGAG CGACTTCGACCAGCTTCCGGACAACATCCCGATAAGTGCCATGATAGCTGACATCGAGGAGAAGCGAGGATTCATGGTCTTCTAC CGGTTCGTGATCGAGGTGAAGACTAAGGGGGGCATCAAGTACCTCATCTACCGCCGGTATCGGGAGTTCTTTGCCCTTCACCAGGCCCTGGAGCTGAAGTTTGCCGGCGACAGCCAGATCGGCCAGTCCACCTGCACCCTGCCCACCCTTCCAG GCAAGGTGTACATGGGAAACAAGCAGGAGATTGCAGAAAACCGCATCCCAGAGCTGAACAACTACATGAAG AAACTGCTGTCACTGCCAACATGGGTTCTGATGGTGGAGGAGATCCAGATGTTTTTCTACCAGACGGATTCGGACAGCCTGCAGACCCCGCGCGCCCTGCGCCggctccgcccccccacccgccgCAT AAAAACCGTCAAGCCTAAACTGGACCTTCTGTCGTCCCCGAGAGCAGAG GTGGTGTTCGACTTCAGCGGGAGCGGGCAGCTAGAGCTCAGCCTGCGCACTGGCGAGGTGATCTTTCTGCTCAGGAGAGTCAACGCTGACTGGCTGGAG ggtaCCGtcaggaaccagacgggcattTTCCCTGCATCCTTTGTGAAGATTATCAAGCCCCTTCCAGAGAGCGATTCAGAGGGTGAGGAAGATGCTTCAGGGACCAAAAAGGGCCCCCCGGCAGGGTCATACAGCTGCTTGCGCTGCTTCCTCCATCTCCCCACTGGTGTGGAAACCAG GGACTTGTGCGTTGAGGAGGCTCTCTCTGCCAGGCCCTCCTACAGGGAGCTGTTCACGCGGATGAG GGAGCTGTTCAAGCTGGAGGACATCGCCCTGAATTACCGAGACACAGACGGGGACATGGTGCGCCTCCTGGACGACGAGGACGTGGAACTGATGGTGCAGGAAGGCAGGCGGCGGGGCTCGGAGGTGAAGCGGCCCGTCAACCAGTACCCCTGGGAGCTGCGCGTCAGCCTGGCCTCGGATTTCTCCGTGTACAACACGGAGCCCTGA
- the pvalb7 gene encoding parvalbumin-7, with amino-acid sequence MAMKDLLKAEDIKKALDAFKAADTFDPLKFFDMVGLKAKSSEDVKKAFKALDVDNSGFIEEEELKFVLKGFASDGRDLTDKETKAFLALADKDGDGKIGAEEFEALVHQ; translated from the exons ATGGCCATGAAGGACCTCCTGAAAGCTGAAGACATTAAGAAGGCTCTGGATGCCTTCAAGG CTGCCGATACCTTTGACCCTCTGAAGTTCTTCGACATGGTGGGTCTGAAGGCCAAGTCATCTGAGGACGTGAAGAAGGCCTTCAAAGCTCTGGACGTGGACAACAGCGGCTTCATcgaggaggaggagctgaa GTTCGTGCTGAAAGGTTTCGCCTCAGATGGCAGGGACCTGACCGACAAAGAAACCAAAGCATTCCTGGCCTTGGCGGACAAGGATGGAGACGGGAAGATCGGCGCTGAAG AGTTCGAGGCCTTGGTGCATCAGTAG
- the baiap2l2b gene encoding BAR/IMD domain-containing adapter protein 2-like 2 isoform X2 — translation MQICEGQRRLIAELKGVFNWFHAEVLQEMGNNVRLDRDYISSSMRFYEVEVRNQAAALELQLRRGAYRDSLEGSEYMQYLRQSHHEALKEEERRYRFLAEKHCGLTQSLLYLISKTGGALQLKAEGWKELVNETRGSRPRTPTALDQGAGRQTSAGSFLSVGVREEDRGWAGREEQPLGRVPSRAPSPVPSRSRSSSVGDSLGMGAGRQMRALAPHHPTSNPTLLPFAQGDVVTVLVPEPRNGWLYGRAEGNLRQGWFPAAYVGPLEDTDRLFGSSHDLRPHGTPTLRSHSLNNLLAQKDENDPAEQNRNGVPPPAPPLNSSSANLRPTTPTPDRRAGPPSDNKKAPEHALRPELFPRGTNPFATVKLRPTTTNDRSAPRIH, via the exons ATGCAGATCTGTGAGGGCCAGAGGAGGCTCATCGCCGAACTGAAGGGAGTA TTTAACTGGTTCCACGCTGAAGTGCTACAGGAGATGGGCAACAATGTCCGCCTGGACAGAGACTACATATCA AGCAGCATGAGGTTCTACGAGGTGGAGGTGAGGAACCAGGCGGCCGCACTGGAGCTACAACTGAGGCGAGGGGCGTACCGGGACTCACTG GAGGGCAGTGAATACATGCAGTACCTCCGGCAGAGTCACCACGAGGCCctgaaggaggaggagaggaggtaCCGCTTCCTAGCTGAGAAACACTGCGGCCTCACCCAGTCCCTGCTGTATCTCATCAGCaag acagggggcgccctcCAGCTGAAGGCAGAGGGCTGGAAGGAGTTGGTGAACGAGACTCGGGGCTCAAGGCCCCGTACCCCCACCGCCCTTGACCAGGGTGCAGGG CGGCAAACCTCTGCGGGTTCTTTCCTGAGTGTGGGAGTGAGAGAAGAGGACAGAGGCTGGGCTGGCAGAGAGGAGCAGCCACTTGGCAGAGTGCCCTCACGAG CGCCCTCCCCGGTCCCCAGCCGCTCGCGCTCCAGCTCAGTGGGGGACTCTCTGGGCATGGGGGCTGGCAGACAGATGCGAGCTCTGGCCCCCCACCATCCGACATCCAACCCCACGCTGCTGCCGTTTGCCCAGGGTGACGTGGTGACCGTGCTGGTGCCCGAGCCCCGGAACGGCTGGCTTTACGGCCGGGCCGAGGGCAACCTGCG ACAGGGCTGGTTTCCAGCTGCCTACGTTGGGCCTTTAGAGGACACAGACAGATTATTTGGGTCCAG CCACGACCTTCGACCCCACGGCACTCCCACCCTCAGAAGTCACAGCTTGAACAACCTGCTGGCACAGAAGGATGAGAACGACCCGGCCGAGCAGAATCGCAACGGAGTCCCACCTCCTGCTCCACCTCTAAACTCCAGTTCGGCAAACTTGCGTCCGACCACGCCCACTCCGGATAGGAGGGCGGGGCCTCCCTCAGACAACAAG AAAGCGCCGGAGCACGCCCTCCGTCCGGAGCTGTTCCCCAG GGGGACCAACCCCTTTGCCACGGTGAAACTCcgccccaccaccaccaacgACAGATCGGCTCCCCGAATCCACTGA